In Sebaldella sp. S0638, one DNA window encodes the following:
- a CDS encoding OmpA family protein codes for MKNKFIMTLALSLIIVSCTTTNPETGKTQASKTTIGAGAAAGAVLGQIIGKDTKGTVIGTAAGAAVGAVIGNIFDKQEAKLREDLKGTGVEVTRTAEGEIKLTAPENVTFATNSSTISSKFTNTLDSIASVLKEYPDSNITVSGHTDSTGNDAINNPLSVNRANSVASYLKQQGIASSRITAAGYGSKQPIASNSTADGRAQNRRVEIKITAK; via the coding sequence ATGAAAAATAAGTTTATAATGACTTTAGCGTTAAGCCTTATAATCGTGTCTTGTACAACGACTAATCCTGAGACAGGGAAAACACAAGCCAGTAAAACTACTATAGGTGCAGGTGCTGCTGCAGGGGCTGTACTGGGTCAGATTATAGGTAAAGACACTAAAGGAACTGTAATAGGTACCGCTGCTGGTGCTGCGGTAGGTGCAGTTATTGGTAATATATTTGATAAACAGGAAGCTAAATTAAGAGAAGATCTAAAAGGAACTGGAGTAGAAGTAACAAGAACTGCCGAAGGTGAAATAAAATTAACGGCTCCGGAAAATGTTACATTTGCTACAAACAGCAGTACTATTTCTTCAAAGTTTACTAATACGCTTGACTCTATTGCATCTGTATTAAAAGAATACCCTGACTCTAACATCACAGTTTCAGGACACACAGACAGTACAGGGAATGATGCTATAAATAATCCTCTTTCAGTAAACAGAGCAAACAGTGTTGCCAGTTATCTGAAACAGCAAGGTATTGCTTCTAGCAGAATAACTGCTGCAGGTTACGGAAGTAAACAGCCGATAGCTTCGAACTCTACAGCTGACGGACGTGCACAAAACAGAAGAGTTGAAATAAAAATAACTGCAAAATAA
- a CDS encoding GNAT family N-acetyltransferase, translating to MKMQIKETELEKVWELRHEVMYPEKDTEYVKLADDENGIHLGFYINNKLVSVISLFTEEDSIQFRKFATLKDEQGKGYGTILLNEVIDYAERNDIKKIWCNSRIEKTGFYEKFGFIKTDKKYEKDGREFIIVEKISSVL from the coding sequence ATGAAAATGCAGATAAAAGAAACAGAGCTTGAAAAAGTATGGGAATTAAGACACGAAGTCATGTATCCTGAAAAAGATACAGAGTATGTAAAACTGGCAGATGATGAAAACGGGATACATCTGGGTTTTTATATAAATAATAAATTAGTATCAGTAATATCTTTATTTACAGAAGAGGACAGTATTCAGTTCAGAAAATTTGCCACTCTTAAGGATGAACAGGGAAAAGGCTACGGTACAATACTTCTTAATGAGGTAATTGACTATGCAGAAAGAAATGATATAAAAAAAATATGGTGTAATTCAAGAATAGAAAAAACAGGATTTTATGAAAAATTTGGTTTTATAAAGACAGATAAAAAATATGAAAAAGATGGAAGAGAGTTTATTATAGTAGAGAAAATATCGTCAGTTTTATAG
- the sppA gene encoding signal peptide peptidase SppA has product MKFFDFIKSFFIFTIKEIYSFFLKLLLAIVVFTIIILVFAASMGKMLEQKNTVNKNYEYVVFNPYDPTEDKLNNRLFVNSKYNVNFYKILNSVDHIAQDPKVKGVIINLDQISLNSAQIEELIPKFEKIKKSGKKIYAYGSYIDNNKYSLAINANEISMVPSASADLSITGYHYSSLYYKNLFDKLGIDIKVIHIGDFKSYGENYTRTSISDELKGELTRILDRRLNIFTENISKARKVEKNKLSADILNGDDSFLTPFNARDRGFIDKLEYSGQLFQRLGVTDDNVIDIYDYADKVRTPQKKDKIAVIYAEGPIMYDENTGNNIAITPANIAEKIKQLKKVDNLKGVVLRVNSPGGSALSAELIYQMFSELPVPVYVSMGSTAASGGYYIAMAGDKVFADKSTITGSIGVVSAIPKVQKAAGNLGIDSSSITKGKFSDLYDPFVDLSDESAERLRTSMLETYNEFKSRVQKNRGISADKIEEYAQGKVWLGDEAKEIGLVDQIGSLDDTIQTMAKDLKLQSYSVEEVFVNEDYNKILQRLSGYITAQVTLLDIPKAMNEIEFLKKNSVKPLYYLPYDIRTLVY; this is encoded by the coding sequence ATGAAATTCTTTGATTTCATAAAAAGTTTTTTCATTTTCACAATAAAAGAGATATACTCTTTTTTTTTAAAATTGCTGTTAGCAATAGTTGTTTTTACAATCATCATTCTTGTTTTCGCTGCTTCAATGGGGAAAATGCTTGAGCAAAAAAATACCGTAAATAAGAATTATGAATATGTTGTGTTTAATCCTTATGATCCCACAGAGGATAAATTAAATAACAGACTTTTTGTAAATTCCAAATATAATGTAAATTTTTATAAAATACTTAACTCTGTGGACCATATTGCACAGGATCCCAAAGTAAAAGGTGTTATTATTAATCTTGATCAGATTTCACTGAATTCTGCACAGATAGAGGAACTCATCCCGAAATTTGAAAAGATAAAAAAGAGCGGGAAAAAGATATATGCATATGGAAGCTACATTGATAACAATAAATACTCGCTGGCTATAAATGCAAATGAAATTAGCATGGTACCGTCAGCATCTGCCGACCTGTCTATCACAGGTTATCATTATTCAAGCCTTTATTATAAAAATCTTTTTGATAAGCTTGGAATTGATATTAAGGTTATTCATATCGGTGACTTTAAGTCATACGGGGAAAATTATACCAGAACTTCTATATCTGATGAACTGAAAGGTGAGCTGACAAGAATTTTGGACAGAAGGCTTAATATATTCACAGAAAATATTTCTAAAGCAAGAAAAGTTGAAAAAAATAAACTTTCTGCTGATATTCTGAATGGTGACGATTCTTTCCTTACTCCGTTTAATGCGAGAGACAGAGGATTCATCGACAAACTTGAATATTCCGGGCAGCTTTTCCAAAGATTGGGAGTAACTGACGATAATGTCATCGACATCTATGATTATGCTGATAAAGTCCGTACACCGCAGAAAAAGGATAAAATAGCTGTTATTTACGCTGAAGGCCCTATTATGTATGATGAAAATACAGGAAATAACATTGCTATTACACCGGCTAATATTGCAGAAAAGATAAAACAGCTGAAAAAAGTAGATAATCTTAAAGGTGTAGTATTAAGAGTAAATTCTCCCGGTGGTTCTGCACTGAGTGCTGAACTTATCTACCAGATGTTCTCGGAACTACCTGTCCCTGTTTATGTTTCAATGGGAAGTACTGCAGCTTCGGGCGGTTATTATATAGCTATGGCAGGAGACAAGGTTTTTGCTGATAAAAGTACAATTACAGGCTCTATTGGTGTGGTAAGTGCCATCCCAAAAGTACAGAAGGCTGCCGGTAATTTGGGAATAGACAGCAGCAGTATTACAAAAGGAAAATTCTCTGATTTATATGATCCTTTTGTGGATTTAAGCGACGAAAGCGCAGAAAGATTACGTACAAGCATGTTAGAGACTTATAATGAATTTAAGTCAAGAGTTCAGAAAAACAGAGGTATATCAGCCGACAAGATTGAAGAGTATGCACAAGGCAAGGTATGGCTTGGTGATGAGGCAAAAGAAATAGGACTTGTTGACCAGATCGGCTCACTAGACGATACAATACAAACTATGGCAAAAGACCTTAAATTACAAAGTTACAGTGTGGAAGAAGTTTTTGTAAATGAAGATTATAACAAAATTCTCCAAAGACTTTCAGGATACATAACAGCTCAGGTTACTCTGCTGGACATACCTAAAGCTATGAATGAAATAGAATTTTTAAAGAAAAATTCTGTAAAACCGCTCTATTATCTGCCGTATGATATTAGAACACTTGTTTATTAA
- a CDS encoding flavin reductase family protein yields MDFTMNMEKTMGRLKNGAFLSVRSGTKVNTMTIGWGYIGIMWNKPYFMVLVRPQRYTNELLGEAEDFTVSIPFGNDLNKELGICGTKSGRDIDKSETVEFIPSKVTKSPVIKGCDMYYECKIKFKQLMNGDEFPEDVKSASYPLKDYHYMYFGEIVECYEGE; encoded by the coding sequence ATGGATTTTACTATGAATATGGAAAAAACAATGGGGAGACTAAAAAACGGAGCCTTTCTAAGTGTCAGATCAGGGACTAAGGTAAATACAATGACTATAGGATGGGGATATATAGGGATAATGTGGAATAAGCCATATTTTATGGTTTTGGTGAGACCGCAGAGATATACAAACGAACTTTTGGGAGAGGCGGAAGATTTCACAGTAAGTATTCCTTTTGGAAATGATCTGAACAAAGAACTGGGGATATGCGGTACAAAATCAGGAAGAGATATAGATAAATCGGAAACAGTGGAATTTATCCCGTCAAAAGTGACAAAATCACCTGTGATAAAAGGCTGTGACATGTATTATGAATGCAAAATAAAGTTTAAGCAGCTTATGAATGGTGACGAATTTCCAGAAGATGTAAAGAGTGCCAGTTATCCTTTAAAAGATTATCACTATATGTATTTCGGGGAAATAGTAGAATGTTATGAAGGTGAATAA
- a CDS encoding response regulator — protein MAKKALVVDDTSYIRSDIREILERNGFEVMEAENGAEAVELYKENRPDLVTMDINMPKIHGLRATQMITNFDPNANIIICSTMVALSNYVKLGKEAGAKAFLSKPFSESELLKEIKRLNI, from the coding sequence ATGGCTAAAAAAGCATTGGTTGTTGATGATACATCTTATATCAGATCTGATATAAGGGAGATACTGGAAAGAAACGGATTTGAGGTAATGGAAGCTGAGAATGGTGCAGAAGCAGTAGAGTTATATAAAGAAAACAGACCGGATCTGGTAACGATGGATATAAACATGCCGAAAATTCACGGATTACGAGCTACACAGATGATTACGAATTTTGATCCGAATGCTAATATCATAATCTGCAGTACAATGGTAGCATTATCAAACTATGTTAAACTAGGAAAAGAAGCAGGAGCAAAGGCTTTTTTATCAAAACCTTTTTCTGAAAGTGAACTCTTAAAAGAAATAAAAAGATTAAATATATAA
- a CDS encoding Cof-type HAD-IIB family hydrolase, which yields MYRAVVTDLDGTLLNNEKEVSEFSKDVINKIREKGIKFFIATGRSYPDTKRIMETIGIKVPLITSNGARINDENGETIYANDLEKKYARKILEMDYKKYGEEIFLNLYSDNVWYITEEMTMDPFKDLKHFLPHKIEVEEAKQMSVSKFFFIGEHEHLMRLEKELFLLTDGNVNIAMVTPECLEVFDIEVHKGNAIKILMKKEKIKMSEVVAFGDGFNDYEMLKMVGKGYVMGNALYQLKEALPDHEIIGSCDSDAEAKKLIELFL from the coding sequence ATGTACAGGGCAGTTGTAACAGATCTTGACGGTACTTTACTAAACAATGAAAAGGAAGTTTCGGAATTTTCAAAAGATGTAATTAACAAAATCAGGGAAAAAGGAATAAAGTTCTTTATAGCAACGGGAAGATCATATCCGGATACAAAAAGAATAATGGAAACAATCGGGATAAAAGTTCCGTTGATTACATCAAACGGTGCAAGAATAAATGATGAAAACGGTGAAACAATATACGCTAATGATCTGGAAAAAAAATATGCTAGAAAAATTCTGGAAATGGATTATAAAAAATACGGAGAAGAAATATTTCTGAATCTGTATTCTGATAATGTATGGTATATTACTGAAGAGATGACAATGGATCCTTTTAAGGACTTGAAACATTTTCTTCCTCATAAAATAGAAGTGGAAGAGGCAAAACAGATGTCAGTTTCAAAGTTCTTTTTCATAGGGGAACATGAGCATTTGATGAGACTGGAAAAAGAATTATTTTTACTGACTGACGGTAATGTAAATATAGCGATGGTTACTCCGGAATGTCTGGAAGTATTTGATATAGAGGTTCATAAAGGTAATGCAATAAAAATTCTGATGAAAAAGGAAAAAATTAAAATGTCAGAAGTTGTTGCTTTTGGTGATGGTTTTAATGATTATGAAATGTTGAAAATGGTAGGAAAAGGATATGTTATGGGGAATGCACTGTATCAGCTGAAAGAAGCACTTCCTGATCATGAAATAATAGGCAGCTGTGATTCTGATGCAGAGGCAAAAAAACTAATTGAATTATTTTTATAG
- a CDS encoding bifunctional 2-polyprenyl-6-hydroxyphenol methylase/3-demethylubiquinol 3-O-methyltransferase UbiG, giving the protein MNKILLKYLGKRPEIYEVTGLKFWDDPHISKGMLTAHLNPELESATRKYDFIEKSVSWIEELANGGTGKKLLDLGCGPGIYAELFAKKGFDVTGLDISERSINYAKENTLKNRSNIEYNVKSYLEMDYSEEFDVVTLIYCDFGVLNPEDREILLKKIYKALKPEGILIFDVFSKEEYKAKEETANWSYNDRGYWSENPYVCLYSFYRYDETAIFLEQYVVIEEESIKCYNLWNHAFSIEELRQDLKKAGFDKCSFYGDVSGKDYTEENNIICTAAYK; this is encoded by the coding sequence ATGAATAAAATATTGTTGAAATACCTGGGGAAAAGACCTGAAATTTACGAAGTAACAGGACTGAAATTTTGGGATGACCCTCATATATCCAAAGGAATGCTTACGGCACATCTGAATCCGGAACTGGAAAGTGCTACAAGAAAATATGATTTTATAGAAAAATCTGTTAGCTGGATAGAGGAGCTGGCAAATGGCGGAACAGGAAAAAAACTTTTGGATCTTGGCTGTGGTCCGGGTATTTATGCGGAATTGTTCGCAAAAAAAGGATTTGATGTAACAGGTCTGGATATTTCAGAACGTTCGATAAATTATGCAAAGGAAAATACCCTAAAAAACAGGAGTAATATAGAGTATAATGTGAAAAGCTACTTGGAAATGGATTATTCAGAAGAATTTGACGTTGTGACACTGATTTATTGTGATTTTGGAGTGCTGAATCCCGAAGATAGGGAAATACTTCTGAAAAAAATATATAAGGCTTTGAAACCAGAGGGAATACTGATATTTGATGTTTTTTCAAAAGAAGAATATAAAGCAAAAGAGGAAACTGCAAACTGGTCATATAATGACAGAGGATACTGGAGTGAAAATCCATATGTATGCCTGTATTCATTTTACCGGTATGATGAAACCGCGATTTTCCTTGAACAGTATGTGGTAATAGAGGAAGAAAGCATAAAATGCTATAATTTGTGGAATCATGCATTTTCAATAGAAGAACTAAGGCAGGATCTCAAAAAAGCGGGATTCGATAAGTGTAGTTTTTATGGAGATGTTTCAGGAAAAGATTATACAGAAGAGAATAATATAATATGCACTGCAGCTTATAAATAA
- a CDS encoding thioredoxin family protein has protein sequence MNDFSEYLDYSDETDKAKQLKIMDKILLSGDAAEKIKNVSKKISFLIFAEPYCPDCRAFVPFMEKFAELNPFIHVTYLSRKDNLELLASLSKEARIPSMFSYVNGKAHLVYLELPNFVWERIKNNEDSSELRYNYRTGVYNKEVEKELLNIVLKAEKENDLP, from the coding sequence ATGAATGATTTTAGTGAATATTTAGACTATTCTGATGAAACAGACAAAGCAAAACAATTAAAAATTATGGATAAAATATTACTTAGCGGGGACGCAGCAGAAAAGATCAAAAATGTAAGCAAAAAAATATCTTTTCTTATTTTTGCAGAGCCGTATTGTCCTGATTGCAGAGCATTTGTTCCTTTTATGGAGAAATTCGCGGAACTTAATCCTTTTATACATGTAACGTATTTATCAAGAAAAGATAATTTGGAATTACTCGCTTCGTTATCTAAAGAAGCCAGAATACCAAGTATGTTTTCATATGTGAACGGTAAAGCACATCTTGTTTATCTGGAGCTCCCGAATTTTGTATGGGAAAGAATAAAAAACAATGAAGATTCCAGTGAATTACGGTATAACTACCGTACAGGAGTATATAATAAAGAAGTCGAAAAAGAATTACTCAACATAGTTTTAAAAGCTGAAAAAGAAAATGATCTGCCTTAA
- a CDS encoding NAD(P)H-dependent oxidoreductase, with amino-acid sequence MKNNLIICCSPVTDSCSNKIKNGLTEILTKRNENVEVRDLYALKFDPVITENDISSAFQGNYSDDIKIEQEYIRNADNIILIFPIYSSSMPALMKGYIDRVLSQNFAYSYNKDGSMNKLMAGKTISTFSPMGATVEYYEKSGIKSAMDSIFSITFVFRGFEVLGINYFGSDNREEMLSELEKLI; translated from the coding sequence TTGAAAAATAATTTAATCATTTGCTGCTCACCTGTTACAGACAGCTGCAGCAATAAAATAAAAAACGGACTGACAGAAATTTTAACAAAAAGAAATGAAAATGTAGAAGTAAGAGATCTTTATGCATTGAAATTCGATCCTGTAATCACGGAAAATGATATATCTTCTGCTTTTCAGGGAAATTACAGCGATGATATAAAGATAGAACAAGAATACATAAGAAATGCAGATAATATTATTCTTATATTCCCGATTTATTCATCATCAATGCCTGCTTTAATGAAAGGCTATATTGACAGGGTTCTTTCACAGAATTTTGCATACAGCTATAATAAAGACGGAAGTATGAACAAATTAATGGCAGGAAAAACTATCTCTACTTTTTCACCTATGGGTGCAACAGTGGAATACTACGAAAAAAGCGGTATAAAATCAGCTATGGATTCTATTTTTTCAATAACATTTGTATTTAGAGGATTTGAAGTTCTCGGTATCAATTATTTCGGATCTGATAATCGTGAAGAAATGCTCTCTGAGCTGGAAAAATTAATATAG
- a CDS encoding bifunctional 3,4-dihydroxy-2-butanone-4-phosphate synthase/GTP cyclohydrolase II has translation MFNTIDEALEDIKKGRPIIIVDDENRENEGDLFIPAETISEEVVNFMVKEARGLMCVPLIKERADRLGLYYMAEKNTDNHGTAFTVSVDSFENTTTGISVQDRLATIKDLADNSKGENDFRKPGHIFPLIAKENGVLERKGHTEAAVDICRIAGFQEVGVIIEILKDDGTMARRDDLLKFAEENNLKIITIEDLILYRKINEKLVQKEVTANLPTKYGNFKIAAYNDKIENKEYVVMIKGDIKGKERVSTRLHSECLTGDVFGSKRCDCGEQLERALRELEEKGEGLLIYLRQEGRGIGLINKLKAYNLQDEGYDTIEANHQLGFGDDMRDYAVAAQIIKDLDIKSVSIMTNNPKKINGLEKYGIKVSDREELEIKSNDTDRDYLRTKKYKMGHILKQEL, from the coding sequence ATGTTTAACACTATAGATGAAGCTCTTGAGGACATAAAAAAAGGCAGACCAATTATTATTGTGGATGATGAAAACAGGGAAAATGAAGGAGATCTTTTTATTCCCGCAGAAACAATAAGTGAAGAAGTAGTAAATTTTATGGTAAAAGAAGCAAGAGGACTTATGTGCGTGCCGCTTATAAAGGAAAGAGCCGACAGACTGGGGCTTTATTATATGGCAGAGAAAAATACAGATAATCACGGAACAGCATTTACAGTATCAGTAGATTCATTTGAAAATACTACTACGGGAATTTCTGTACAGGACAGACTTGCCACAATTAAAGATCTTGCAGATAATTCCAAAGGAGAAAATGACTTTAGAAAGCCGGGACATATATTTCCTCTGATAGCTAAGGAAAATGGTGTTCTTGAACGAAAGGGACATACCGAAGCAGCTGTGGATATATGCAGAATAGCCGGATTTCAGGAAGTCGGAGTAATAATAGAAATATTAAAAGATGACGGAACAATGGCAAGAAGAGATGATTTATTGAAATTTGCAGAGGAAAATAATCTAAAAATAATAACAATTGAAGATTTGATATTATACAGAAAAATAAATGAAAAACTGGTTCAAAAAGAGGTAACTGCAAATCTTCCCACTAAGTACGGGAACTTTAAGATAGCTGCTTATAATGACAAAATAGAGAATAAAGAATATGTCGTTATGATAAAAGGTGATATAAAAGGAAAAGAGAGAGTAAGTACAAGACTTCATTCCGAATGTCTCACGGGAGATGTATTTGGTTCGAAAAGATGTGACTGCGGGGAACAGCTTGAAAGGGCATTGAGAGAGCTTGAAGAAAAAGGCGAAGGGCTGCTTATCTACCTTAGACAGGAAGGACGCGGAATAGGACTTATAAACAAACTAAAAGCCTATAATCTTCAGGATGAAGGATATGATACTATTGAAGCTAACCATCAGTTAGGATTCGGAGATGATATGAGGGATTATGCAGTAGCAGCACAGATAATAAAAGATCTGGATATAAAATCAGTTTCGATTATGACAAATAATCCTAAAAAAATAAACGGACTTGAAAAATACGGAATAAAAGTATCAGACAGGGAAGAACTGGAAATAAAATCCAATGATACAGACAGAGATTATTTGAGAACTAAAAAATATAAAATGGGACATATTTTAAAACAGGAATTATAA
- a CDS encoding riboflavin synthase: MFTGLIEEIGKISDIKNKSQGLKIKIEADKVIENVNIGDSIAVNGVCLTVTEYSKNSFTADAMYETINRSNLKRLRPGDRVNLEKSLTLSKPLGGHLVTGDVECEGEIMSVEVNGIARHYKIKMDKKYMKYVVEKGRITLDGASLTVIDAENDTFSVSLIPHTIENIILGSKKSGDLVNIETDLFAKYVEKILNSEKETGLTQEFLSKNGF; encoded by the coding sequence ATTTTTACTGGATTAATTGAAGAAATAGGAAAAATATCAGATATAAAAAATAAAAGCCAAGGCCTTAAAATAAAGATAGAAGCAGATAAAGTTATTGAAAATGTGAATATAGGAGACAGCATAGCAGTAAACGGAGTTTGTCTTACAGTAACAGAATATTCAAAAAATTCATTTACGGCAGATGCTATGTATGAGACAATAAACAGGTCAAATTTGAAAAGACTGCGACCCGGCGACAGAGTAAACCTCGAAAAATCACTGACTCTCTCAAAACCTTTGGGAGGACATCTGGTAACAGGTGATGTAGAATGTGAAGGCGAGATTATGTCAGTAGAGGTAAACGGAATAGCCAGACATTATAAAATAAAAATGGATAAAAAGTATATGAAGTATGTAGTGGAAAAAGGAAGAATTACGCTGGACGGAGCAAGTCTTACAGTTATTGATGCAGAAAATGATACTTTCAGTGTATCTTTGATACCGCATACAATTGAAAATATTATACTGGGAAGCAAAAAAAGCGGAGATCTGGTTAACATAGAAACTGATCTGTTTGCAAAGTATGTAGAAAAAATACTAAATTCAGAAAAGGAAACAGGTCTTACACAGGAATTTTTGAGCAAAAATGGTTTTTAG
- the ribD gene encoding bifunctional diaminohydroxyphosphoribosylaminopyrimidine deaminase/5-amino-6-(5-phosphoribosylamino)uracil reductase RibD produces MDKKYMEMALKIAEKGLGHVNPNPLVGAVVVKNGVVVGRGYHGVYGGPHAEVYALDEAGKEAEGADIYVTLEPCSHYGKTPPCAKKIIESGIKRCFVGSIDPNPLVSGKGIEILRENNIEVYTGVMEEECNSINRAFLKYIKEGVPYLFLKCAITLDGKIAARNGDSKWISNEAAREKVQFYRNKFMGLMVGIGTVLNDNPRLTARIENGVDPLRIIVDPHLKISQDFTIIKENHDKKTIVITSENNMSKAKYKELKNNFGVKFITLPDYEFSVLDILKKLGEHKIDSVLLEGGEKLISQAFREKVIDAGEIFISDKILGDSSGKSFISGFSTEKISDSIILKNIKYNLYNNNIGVEFEL; encoded by the coding sequence ATGGATAAAAAGTATATGGAAATGGCCCTTAAAATTGCTGAAAAAGGACTGGGACATGTAAATCCGAATCCTTTGGTAGGGGCAGTTGTAGTAAAAAACGGTGTGGTAGTGGGAAGAGGCTACCATGGTGTATACGGCGGGCCTCATGCGGAGGTTTATGCTCTGGATGAAGCCGGGAAAGAAGCAGAGGGAGCAGATATATATGTGACTTTGGAGCCTTGTTCCCATTATGGGAAAACACCTCCCTGTGCAAAAAAAATAATAGAATCAGGAATAAAAAGATGTTTTGTAGGTTCAATAGATCCGAATCCTCTCGTTTCCGGCAAAGGTATAGAAATACTGCGGGAGAATAATATAGAGGTGTACACAGGTGTAATGGAAGAAGAATGCAATAGTATTAACAGAGCTTTTTTAAAATATATAAAAGAGGGGGTACCATATTTATTTCTAAAATGTGCTATAACACTGGACGGAAAAATAGCAGCCCGAAATGGTGATTCCAAGTGGATAAGTAATGAAGCTGCAAGAGAGAAAGTACAGTTTTACAGAAATAAATTTATGGGACTAATGGTAGGGATAGGGACAGTGCTAAATGATAATCCGAGACTAACAGCGAGAATAGAAAACGGTGTTGATCCTCTGAGAATTATAGTAGATCCTCATTTGAAAATAAGTCAGGATTTTACTATAATAAAAGAAAATCATGATAAAAAAACTATAGTTATAACTTCGGAAAATAATATGAGTAAAGCAAAATATAAAGAATTAAAAAATAATTTCGGAGTAAAATTTATAACACTTCCCGATTATGAATTTTCTGTTTTGGATATTCTGAAAAAACTGGGTGAACACAAAATAGATTCTGTTTTGCTTGAAGGCGGGGAAAAACTTATTTCACAGGCTTTTAGAGAAAAAGTAATTGATGCCGGAGAGATTTTTATTTCGGATAAAATTTTGGGAGACAGCAGCGGAAAAAGTTTTATAAGTGGTTTTTCAACAGAGAAAATAAGTGATTCAATAATACTCAAAAATATAAAATATAATTTATATAATAATAACATAGGTGTGGAATTTGAATTATAG
- the ribE gene encoding 6,7-dimethyl-8-ribityllumazine synthase, protein MKRLEGKFNGKDLRVGIVAGRFNEFITSKLVEGAVDGLTRHETSIENIETAWVPGAFEIPLIAKKMAKSKKYDVVITLGAVIKGSTPHFDYVSAEVSKGVAHVSLDSEIPVIFGVLTTNSIEEAIERAGTKAGNKGFEAAMSAIEMVNLIKQIEN, encoded by the coding sequence ATGAAAAGACTAGAAGGAAAGTTCAATGGAAAAGATTTAAGGGTAGGAATTGTAGCAGGAAGATTTAACGAGTTCATAACATCCAAATTAGTAGAAGGAGCTGTGGATGGTCTGACAAGACATGAAACAAGTATAGAAAATATAGAAACAGCATGGGTTCCGGGAGCTTTTGAAATACCGCTTATAGCTAAAAAAATGGCAAAATCAAAAAAATATGATGTGGTAATTACATTAGGAGCTGTAATAAAAGGCTCTACACCACATTTTGATTATGTAAGTGCAGAAGTTTCAAAAGGTGTGGCACATGTATCTTTGGATAGTGAAATTCCTGTTATATTTGGTGTGCTTACTACAAACAGCATAGAGGAAGCTATAGAAAGAGCAGGGACAAAAGCAGGGAACAAAGGTTTTGAAGCAGCAATGTCAGCAATAGAAATGGTAAATTTAATAAAACAGATTGAAAACTAA